The sequence GGCGAGCATCACGGCGCCCGTCGCCGGGTCGCTCAGCCAGCGCTGGAACACGCCGCCACCGCGCGCCCGGCGGGCCCGCTGGTAGCGGATGTCGCCGGCCGGGAACGCGTCGACGACCGTGGGGCTCTCCGGGGCCGGCACGGCGCCGCGCAGCATCTCGGCGAGCACCCCGAGCAGGGCGGCGGCCGCCGCGTACAGCGCCGTCGGGTACGGCGTCGGCACCGAGACCAGCGCGGTGACGGTCGAGCCGAGCACCAGCCCGATGGTGGCCCACGGCAGGTACTGCGGGACGTGCCGGCCGGTCAGGGCCAGCACCGCCAGGCCGATGCTGGAGCCGGCCAGCGCGGCGGTCAGCACCACCTGCGCGCTGTGGCCCTGTTCGGCGGAGAGGGCGGCGAACGTGCCGGGCAGCGCGAGCAGCACGGCCGCGGTCGCGGCGCCGCCGATCTGGGCGCGGTGGCCGGGCAGCACCCGTGACCCCTCCGGGGTGAGCAGCACCTCGTCGGCGTCGCGGGACGGCAGCGGCAGCCGGGCGGTCACCGCGATCAGCGCCCCCAGCAGCACCACCGTGAGCAGTGCCAGCCCGGTCGACCACGGGCGGGCCAGCCCGACCGCGGCGGCGTGCACCAGCACCACCGCGGCGACGGTGGCGCGGGCCCGGGCCGCCTGCGGCTCGGCGGTGGCCAGGGCGGCCAGCGCGTACGCGGTCGCCACCGCGGCGCCGATCAGCAGCGGCGACCACCAGGGCAGCCCGAGCGCCCAGGGCGCGCCCATCGCGGCCAGCGCGGCGCACAGTCCGGAGGCGTGGTGCGACCACGGCCGGGGCAGCGCGATGGCCGCCGTGATCGCGACCAGGACCAGGGCGAACGGGGCCTGCCAGGCACCCGGCGGCGGGGTGGTGGCGACGTGCCCGACGTCGGTCGCCCAGAGCGGGCCGGGCGCGGACAGCACCCGCAGGCTGCCCCCGAGCGCCTGGGCGCCGGCGAGCACGGCGACCACCAGGGCGGCGATGCCCAGCCCCCGGGACGGGCCGCGCTTCCAGTCGTCCATCAGCGCGCTGACGCCCAGGCCGACCAGCAGCACCACCACGCCGGCCACGGCGAGCGGAGCGTTCGGGAAGGCCAGCGCGGCGACCCGGGCCAGCGCGCCGCAGATCGCGACGGTGGCGGCCGCGGCGGCCCAGTCCGGGCCGTCCATCGTCCGGTCGGTACGCCCGCGCTCGTCGATGGTCCTGGCGAAGAACAGCAGCAGCGCCGCGCCCAGCAGCAGTGCGCCCACGCACAGGTCCGGAGTGGTCTTGCCGGGGGCGAACAGGGCGGCCGCGGCCATCGCCAGCGCGCCCAGCCCGGTCCCGGCGGTCAGCGGGAGGCTGATCTCGCGGCGGGCCACCTGGAACACCGCGGCGTAGCTCAGCGTGCCGGCCACCGCGAGGAAACCGGCCGCCAGCGCCGGGACGGTCGCCCCGGCGGTGGGCGGTGGCCCCTGGCCGGTGTCCGAGATGGCCAGCGCACCGGTGACCGCGGCGCCCGGGATGGCCAGCGCGGCCGCGCCGGACGCCCAGTCGCCGATCACCCAGGCGAACAGCCGGACCGGGAGTTGCCGGGCCGCGAAGGTGACCATCACGCCCGCGCCGGCCAGCGCGGTCAGCACCGCGGCGGTCAGCCAGCACGCGGACAGCGCGGCGCCGGCGCCGAACAACCCGACCGTCCCGGCTGCGGCGACGTGCGTGATCGCGATCCGGCGGGTGCTCGACCAGAGGCCGGCCGCGCCCAGCGCGATCGCCGCCAGCACCAGAGGCCACGGCGCCTCGGACCAGGCCAGACCGAGCGAGGCGGGCAGCGACAGGGCGGTCATCGCGATGCCGATCACCGCGCCCTCGTGCCGGATCGCGGCCGGCAGGGCGAGCGCCGCGGCGATGGTCACCAGCAGCGCGCTGAAGGCCAGCAGCCAGCCGGCCGGACCGGCCGCCTCGGCCATCGCCCGGGCGTAGCCGGCGGTGTCGGCGTGCCAGACCGGCCGGGCGGCGGCCACCGGAGCGATCGCGGCACGGATCGCGTCGACCGCCACCAGCAGGCCGATCAGGCCGAGCGCGGCGGCCGAGGCGTACTGCGGGCCGCTGCGGATGCTCGCCGGCAGCCGGCCGACCACCGCGCCGGTGACCGCCACCGTGGCGGCCGCGACCACCAGCGTCCAGTGCGGGTCGACCACGGCGGCGACCCGGGCGGCGGCGCCGATCACCGCGAGGGTGAGCACGGCGCCGGCGATGTGCCGGGCCACCGGCTGGTGCAGCAGCTTGGCCGCGGCGGCCGCGGTGAGCGCGGCCACCACCAGGATCAGGCCGGACCGCAGCGCGTCCGGCACCGCCTCGGCCTGCAGCAGCGCGACCGAGGAGAAGAGCAGCGCGCCCGCGCAGGCGAAACAGAGCAGCGCGAAGGTGAGCTCGCGCAACCAGTCCGCCGTGGGCGGGCTGGCCGGCGGGGTGAGCGGCACCGAGCCGGCGGGCGGGGCGCCCTCCGGGCGGGGACCGGGGAAGATCCGGCTCGGGATCCAGCGCCGGCGCGGGCGGTGGAGACCGGGAATGATCAGGTCCGGCTCCTCCGGGCGGGACTCCGGCCGGGGCGGGGCGTCCGCGGCGTACGCGGCCGGGTCGGCCGGGTCCGGATCGCCCTCGCGCCGGAGGGTGCGGGCGCCGTCGCCGTCCGCCTCGGCCATCGCCGCCCGGTCCGCGGCGGTCGGCCGGCCCAGCGGCCAGCGCGGCAGCAGCCGGCCGTGCTGGATCACCCGGGTCAGCAGCAGCAGGTCCAGGGCGGCCACCGCGGTCAGGGCCAGGCCCCAGCCCGCCGGGCTCTGGATCCACGGGTACGCCAGCAGGGGTGCGACCGGCTGCGCGGCGATCACCGTGGCGTACCGCGGCACGGCGAGCCGGGTGGCTCCGGCGTACAGGAAACTGGCCACCGCGGTGATCGCGAAGGTGATCCCGAGGTAGAGCGGGGCGGCGACGTCCGGACCGCCGCCCAGCGCGCTGCCGTGCAGCGTGTACAGCGTCATCGGCAGCAGGATCAGGCCGATCGCGGCGATCGTCTCGGCGGTCGAGGTGAGCGTGCGCCGTGCCACGCCGGGCGCCACGGTCAGCGCGATCGCGGTGAACAGCGCCAGGATCACCGCGCGGGCCACCGGGTTGGAGAAGGCCACCCCGGCGAACACCACGGCGGCCACGCCGATCAGCAACGCGCCCAGACCGAGCAGAGTGTTCTGCACCGACTGGGTGGACGCCTCCGGGCCGTGCTCCATCGGGGCCATCGGCCGGCGCGGCGCCCGGCGCTCGGCGGGCCACTCCGGTCCGTCGGCGGTGGGGCGGCGCGGTGCGCTGCGCGGCGGCGCCGGGGGCGGCTCCTCGTCCGGACCGGCCGATCGTGCGCCCGGGGGCGGCGGGGGCGGGAACTCCTGCGGCTCGGGGCGGCGGCGGGTGGCCGAGGCGGGGCGCCGGGCCTTGCCGCTGCGCTGTTTCTGCGCGTGCGCCAGGATGTCGCGCCGGAACAGCGCGGCCTGCAACTGGCTGGCGATCTTGGTGCGGGTGGAGGCGGCCTCCATGTCCTGCACCTTGAGCGCCGCTATCGAGGCGTCGATACGAGCCAGCTCGTCTGCGTAGTCAGGCTCGTCAGCCTTCGCCACGGGACCTCCTCGCCAGCGTGTCGCTCAGTAGTTAGAGCATGCCGGTATGACACCTCATTAGAACAGCCTCAACCGGGTGGCGATCTGTCGAAACGACCCCGAATCCGGCAGTGACCTCGGATGCCCGCGCACGGCGGCGATATTCGGCACAGCGAACTTCGGTTGCCCGGCGTACGCTACGCGCCAGTAACATTGCGGTCGGGACCGTTGAAGAGGGAAGGGCAAGCGAGCATGTCTGATTTCGACGCCTATCGGCTGCCGGAGGACCACGAGACCATCCGCGCGGCCGTGCGCGAGGTCTGTGACGCCCGGGTGGCTCCGAACGCCGCCGAGGCGGACGAGACCGGGGAGTTCCCCAAGGCGTCGTACGACGCGCTGCGCTCCTCCGACTTCCACGCCCCGCACATCCCGGTGGAGTACGGCGGCGCCGGCGCGGACGCGCTCGCCACCGCCATCGTGATCGAGGAGGTCGCCCGCGCCTGTGCGGCGTCCTCGCTGATCCCGGCGGTCAACAAGCTCGGCACGATGCCGCTGATCCTGTCCGCCTCCGACGATCTCAAGCGCCGCTACCTGTCGAAGGTGGCCGCCGGCGAGGCGATGTTCTCCTACTGCCTGTCCGAGCCGGAGGCCGGCTCGGACGCCGCCTCGATGACCACCCGGGCCGTGCGCGACGGCGACCACTGGGTGCTCAACGGCGTCAAGCGGTGGATCACCAACGCCGGCGTCTCGGAGTACTACACGGTCTTCGCGGTCACCGACCCGTCCGCCCGCTCGCGCGGTATCTCCGCGTTCGTGGTGGAGAAGTCCGACCCGGGCGTCAGCTTCGGCGCGCCGGAGAAGAAGCTGGGCATCAAGGGGTCGCCGACCCGCGAGGTCTACTTCGACAACGTACGCATCCCGGCCGACCGGATGATCGGCGCCGAGGGCACCGGTTTCGCCACCGCGATGAAGACCCTGGACCACACCCGGGTCACCATCGCCGCGCAGGCCATCGGCATCGCGCAGGGCGCGCTCGACTTCGCCCTGGGCTACGCCAAGGAACGCCAGCAGTTCGGCAAGCCGATCGCCGACTTCCAGGGCCTGCAGTTCATGCTCGCCGACATGGGCATGAAGCTGGAAGCGGCCCGGCAGCTGACCTACACCGCGGCCGGCAAGAGCGAGCGCGGCGACGCCGACCTGACCTACTTCGGCGCGGCGGCCAAGTGCTTCGCCTCCGACGTCGCCATGGAGATCACCACGGACGCGGTCCAGATCCTCGGCGGGTACGGCTACACCCGCGACTACCCGGTCGAGCGGATGATGCGCGACGCGAAGATCACCCAGATCTACGAAGGTACGAACCAGGTTCAGCGGATCGTGATGGCGCGGCAGCTTTTGAAGGGTTAAGCGAGCGGAGTTTCAGCAGGTCAGACCTGGGTTGGCTGATAGTAGTCAACCCCGGTCTGTCATCTACGAGTCGTGCGTAGATGTCTGCGATTCACGGAGCTTTGATAAAGGCCGTTGCGGGACGCTGATGGCGGGCGCTATCGACGGTCGACCGGTGACGTTTGCACAGCTCAGCCGTTTTCTTGGTGGCGTTGCCGTTGCGGCATGCCTTCCTCGGTCTGCTTGGTTCGTCTTCGGTCGTTCGTGGTTGTCTTCGGTTGGCGTGCTGGGCAAATCCTGGGCACGTCCATCGCTCGATGGAAATTTAGCGATCAGTCAGTTGTGCCGAGCCTGTGACTGCGCTCCGAGGGATGGGTTTACCTGGAGCAAAGAGCTACTGGGCATCCCCAGCGGGCATTGAATGATCATCGGTTACGGTGAGTGATCTTCGGCTTGATGTTGGTGGCAAGGTGCCGTGACTTGGCGAGTCAGCGGTCCGTCGCCCAACCTGTGCCACCAGCGTCGCGTCCGGACGCCCGCGCAACTTGGCCCGATCCGGGCGATCTTAAGTTAAGGCCAGTCGGCGGGGTCGAGCCCGGCCGACTGGCCTTTGATCATTTCAGGCGCACATGCCATAAACGGCCATGCGCGTGGACGGCGACGCCGGCTTGGGTGCGGCCGGGCTGGCCGTACCCGGCCGGGAGCCCTTTCGTCGCTTCTTGTGCGGCGGCCAGGTACCCGGCCGGCTCGAGGCTGGCGCGACCGGGTGCAGACCCGTCCGGTTCAGAGTGCGGAGCTTGCGCATGTAACCCCCTTGGGTAGCCACCTCGGCTTCGTTCGCGGTCCGAGGCGAAATCGGTCGATGCGAAGTGTGCCAGGCGGATCGGCTAAGGGCCGGTTACCGC is a genomic window of Actinoplanes teichomyceticus ATCC 31121 containing:
- a CDS encoding acyl-CoA dehydrogenase family protein, with translation MSDFDAYRLPEDHETIRAAVREVCDARVAPNAAEADETGEFPKASYDALRSSDFHAPHIPVEYGGAGADALATAIVIEEVARACAASSLIPAVNKLGTMPLILSASDDLKRRYLSKVAAGEAMFSYCLSEPEAGSDAASMTTRAVRDGDHWVLNGVKRWITNAGVSEYYTVFAVTDPSARSRGISAFVVEKSDPGVSFGAPEKKLGIKGSPTREVYFDNVRIPADRMIGAEGTGFATAMKTLDHTRVTIAAQAIGIAQGALDFALGYAKERQQFGKPIADFQGLQFMLADMGMKLEAARQLTYTAAGKSERGDADLTYFGAAAKCFASDVAMEITTDAVQILGGYGYTRDYPVERMMRDAKITQIYEGTNQVQRIVMARQLLKG
- a CDS encoding SCO7613 C-terminal domain-containing membrane protein; the protein is MAKADEPDYADELARIDASIAALKVQDMEAASTRTKIASQLQAALFRRDILAHAQKQRSGKARRPASATRRRPEPQEFPPPPPPGARSAGPDEEPPPAPPRSAPRRPTADGPEWPAERRAPRRPMAPMEHGPEASTQSVQNTLLGLGALLIGVAAVVFAGVAFSNPVARAVILALFTAIALTVAPGVARRTLTSTAETIAAIGLILLPMTLYTLHGSALGGGPDVAAPLYLGITFAITAVASFLYAGATRLAVPRYATVIAAQPVAPLLAYPWIQSPAGWGLALTAVAALDLLLLTRVIQHGRLLPRWPLGRPTAADRAAMAEADGDGARTLRREGDPDPADPAAYAADAPPRPESRPEEPDLIIPGLHRPRRRWIPSRIFPGPRPEGAPPAGSVPLTPPASPPTADWLRELTFALLCFACAGALLFSSVALLQAEAVPDALRSGLILVVAALTAAAAAKLLHQPVARHIAGAVLTLAVIGAAARVAAVVDPHWTLVVAAATVAVTGAVVGRLPASIRSGPQYASAAALGLIGLLVAVDAIRAAIAPVAAARPVWHADTAGYARAMAEAAGPAGWLLAFSALLVTIAAALALPAAIRHEGAVIGIAMTALSLPASLGLAWSEAPWPLVLAAIALGAAGLWSSTRRIAITHVAAAGTVGLFGAGAALSACWLTAAVLTALAGAGVMVTFAARQLPVRLFAWVIGDWASGAAALAIPGAAVTGALAISDTGQGPPPTAGATVPALAAGFLAVAGTLSYAAVFQVARREISLPLTAGTGLGALAMAAAALFAPGKTTPDLCVGALLLGAALLLFFARTIDERGRTDRTMDGPDWAAAAATVAICGALARVAALAFPNAPLAVAGVVVLLVGLGVSALMDDWKRGPSRGLGIAALVVAVLAGAQALGGSLRVLSAPGPLWATDVGHVATTPPPGAWQAPFALVLVAITAAIALPRPWSHHASGLCAALAAMGAPWALGLPWWSPLLIGAAVATAYALAALATAEPQAARARATVAAVVLVHAAAVGLARPWSTGLALLTVVLLGALIAVTARLPLPSRDADEVLLTPEGSRVLPGHRAQIGGAATAAVLLALPGTFAALSAEQGHSAQVVLTAALAGSSIGLAVLALTGRHVPQYLPWATIGLVLGSTVTALVSVPTPYPTALYAAAAALLGVLAEMLRGAVPAPESPTVVDAFPAGDIRYQRARRARGGGVFQRWLSDPATGAVMLALLPTVLALFSLAPALRAALIDPMGQLGAVWDGPVPALAAPAAGNVDATSALAAVLLTGAAALAALGFGGRPAETVPVILPGVALTLLITPIAVHASFPAATGAALVVFTISMLGLALTPPPVASRSSLLRGTRTVVFVIGLLAGGAGLAGSLARADLTLFTLGSAVGVGLVAAVAGRTATARLLGWLFAALMGQMFVLAAAMSMGLDRHWAAFGVLAVGAMLLALESLLPRLGLAQYRAEAVTVEWSGYASAAIAGALAFDSPAHLAALLAAWGAVLGLTASRPDRTPGQRRMMFWLAVGFEIVGWWLFIALAEVALPEAYTLPFAALALAVGVVEAHHRPELSSWAAYGPALLAAFVPTIGIVLAGDGGDLREVLLLLGGVVTLIIGSRTRQQAPVVVGAATTVIAALKFAFSLGGPWLMLVPVGVVLIFLGATSESRRRAQDLRTVVSQMR